The following are encoded in a window of Echeneis naucrates chromosome 19, fEcheNa1.1, whole genome shotgun sequence genomic DNA:
- the lrrc4bb gene encoding leucine-rich repeat-containing protein 4B isoform X3 yields the protein MRVVMVTSPCTPSPLLWLVQLLLWFHNHGPQLTEAAPPCPTPCTCSNQASRVICTRRSLDQVPESISENTRYLNLQENSIQVIKSDTFKHLRHLEILQLSKNHIRQIEVGAFNGLPNLNTLELFDNRLTVVPSQAFEYLSKLRELWLRNNPIETLPAFAFHRVPSLRRLDLGELRKLDFISEAAFEGLVNLRFLNLGMCGLKDIPNLTPLVRLEELELSGNQLGIVRPGSFQGLVSLRKLWLMHSRVSVIERNAFDDLKNLEELNLSHNSLHSLPHDLFTPLHQLERVHLNHNPWVCNCDVLWLSWWLKETVPSNTTCCARCHAPPGLKGKYIGELDQSHFTCFAPVIVEPPTDLNVTEGMAAELKCRTGTSMTSVNWFTPNGTLMTHGSYRVRISVLHDGTLNFTNVTVQDTGQYTCMVTNSAGNTTATAVLNVSASDPSNSYSYFTTVTVETVETVRGEDEARQLINETFIDFLNPTVQRGVLEGRPGITISPSLSSLSSLSPRANRATDNAVTVSIMDVTNIPGLDDVMKTTKIIIGCFVAITFMAAVMLVVFYKLRKQHQLHKHHGPARAIEIVNVEDEIGAGAGSGISGGSKMNSGAGGEGTLRIHHPEIVNLPNIGRTDTLNHYYKTHFNNNVMGLSIGTEGMGPGGILNSKNQQGQDIPISCTSGFMGQNQNPQMEPLLFKGSSKENVQETQI from the exons ATGCGTGTTGTCATGGTGACCAGCCCCtgcaccccctcccccctcctctggtTGGTCCAgcttttgttgtggtttcacaACCATGGACCTCAGCTTACAGAGGCGGCACCCCCCTGCCCCACCCCCTGTACCTGCTCCAATCAGGCGAGCCGAGTCATCTGTACAAGGAGGAGTTTAGATCAAGTACCGGAGAGTATATCAGAAAACACAAGATACCTCAATCTACAAGAGAACTCAATTCAG GTGATCAAGTCTGACACATTTAAGCACCTGCGGCATTTGGAAATCCTGCAGCTCTCCAAGAACCACATCCGTCAAATTGAGGTGGGAGCTTTCAATGGCCTTCCGAACCTCAACACGCTGGAGCTTTTTGACAACCGTCTCACAGTGGTACCGTCACAAGCCTTTGAGTACCTCAGCAAGCTAAGGGAACTATGGCTACGAAACAACCCTATCGAAACGCTGCCGGCATTTGCCTTTCATCGAGTTCCCTCTTTACGACGTCTCGACCTGGGGGAGCTCAGGAAGCTTGATTTCATCTCAGAGGCTGCCTTTGAAGGTCTGGTAAACTTGCGCTTCTTGAATCTTGGCATGTGTGGCCTGAAGGACATCCCTAACCTCACCCCACTAGTAAGACTAGAGGAGTTAGAGCTGTCAGGGAACCAGCTGGGTATAGTCCGGCCAGGATCTTTCCAGGGTCTAGTCTCACTTCGCAAGCTGTGGCTAATGCACTCTAGGGTGTCAGTCATTGAACGCAATGCTTTTGATGATCTCAAAAACCTGGAGGAGCTCAACCTTTCCCACAATTCTCTGCATTCCTTACCCCATGACCTCTTCACCCCGTTGCACCAGTTGGAGAGGGTGCACCTCAACCACAACCCCTGGGTGTGCAACTGTGACGTTTTATGGCTCAGCTGGTGGCTGAAAGAAACAGTTCCCAGCAACACCACATGTTGCGCTCGCTGCCACGCGCCCCCAGGTCTAAAGGGCAAATACATCGGGGAACTAGACCAGAGCCACTTTACCTGCTTTGCTCCAGTGATTGTTGAGCCACCCACTGATCTCAATGTCACTGAGGGCATGGCTGCCGAGCTGAAATGTCGCACTGGGACCTCGATGACCTCTGTGAATTGGTTCACCCCGAACGGCACTCTGATGACCCATGGATCATACCGCGTTAGGATCTCAGTGCTTCATGACGGAACGCTAAACTTCACAAACGTGACCGTGCAGGACACCGGGCAGTACACTTGCATGGTAACCAACTCCGCCGGAAACACAACTGCAACGGCCGTGCTCAATGTGTCTGCATCAGACCCCAGCAACAGCTACAGTTATTTCACCACTGTCACTGTGGAAACAGTAGAGACAGTAAGAGGGGAGGATGAGGCAAGGCAGTTGATTAATGAGACATTCATAGATTTTCTTAATCCTACTGTTCAAAGAGGGGTGCTTGAGGGCAGGCCTGGCATCACCATAtcaccttctctctcctctctttcttcactGTCCCCAAGAGCCAACAGAGCCACCGACAACGCAGTGACTGTGTCCATAATGGATGTAACTAACATTCCAGGCCTGGACGATGTAATGAAAACAACTAAGATTATCATTGGTTGCTTTGTGGCCATTACTTTTATGGCAGCCGTAATGTTGGTGGTCTTCTATAAACTCCGGAAGCAGCACCAGCTGCACAAGCACCATGGGCCAGCCAGGGCCATTGAAATAGTCAATGTAGAAGATGAGATTGGAGCCGGGGCCGGAAGTGGCATCTCAGGTGGTTCAAAAATGAATTCTGGAGCGGGTGGAGAAGGAACCCTAAGGATACATCATCCAGAAATTGTCAATCTCCCCAACATTGGCCGTACAGATACTCTTAACCATTACTATAAGACCCATTTCAACAACAACGTGATGGGTCTGAGTATTGGCACGGAAGGCATGGGACCAGGAGGGATCCTCAACAGCAAGAACCAGCAAGGCCAGGATATCCCCATCTCCTGTACCTCT GGTTTCATGGGCCAAAACCAGAATCCCCAAATGGAGCCTCTTCTTTTCAAGGGAAGCTCGAAGGAAAACGTACAAGAGACtcaaatctaa
- the lrrc4bb gene encoding leucine-rich repeat-containing protein 4B isoform X1 — protein sequence MRVVMVTSPCTPSPLLWLVQLLLWFHNHGPQLTEAAPPCPTPCTCSNQASRVICTRRSLDQVPESISENTRYLNLQENSIQVIKSDTFKHLRHLEILQLSKNHIRQIEVGAFNGLPNLNTLELFDNRLTVVPSQAFEYLSKLRELWLRNNPIETLPAFAFHRVPSLRRLDLGELRKLDFISEAAFEGLVNLRFLNLGMCGLKDIPNLTPLVRLEELELSGNQLGIVRPGSFQGLVSLRKLWLMHSRVSVIERNAFDDLKNLEELNLSHNSLHSLPHDLFTPLHQLERVHLNHNPWVCNCDVLWLSWWLKETVPSNTTCCARCHAPPGLKGKYIGELDQSHFTCFAPVIVEPPTDLNVTEGMAAELKCRTGTSMTSVNWFTPNGTLMTHGSYRVRISVLHDGTLNFTNVTVQDTGQYTCMVTNSAGNTTATAVLNVSASDPSNSYSYFTTVTVETVETVRGEDEARQLINETFIDFLNPTVQRGVLEGRPGITISPSLSSLSSLSPRANRATDNAVTVSIMDVTNIPGLDDVMKTTKIIIGCFVAITFMAAVMLVVFYKLRKQHQLHKHHGPARAIEIVNVEDEIGAGAGSGISGGSKMNSGAGGEGTLRIHHPEIVNLPNIGRTDTLNHYYKTHFNNNVMGLSIGTEGMGPGGILNSKNQQGQDIPISCTSVPISTSNLLTTSGNGTNTNPNSMSPPLPMSLPMPTMGLHGSIKGFMGQNQNPQMEPLLFKGSSKENVQETQI from the exons ATGCGTGTTGTCATGGTGACCAGCCCCtgcaccccctcccccctcctctggtTGGTCCAgcttttgttgtggtttcacaACCATGGACCTCAGCTTACAGAGGCGGCACCCCCCTGCCCCACCCCCTGTACCTGCTCCAATCAGGCGAGCCGAGTCATCTGTACAAGGAGGAGTTTAGATCAAGTACCGGAGAGTATATCAGAAAACACAAGATACCTCAATCTACAAGAGAACTCAATTCAG GTGATCAAGTCTGACACATTTAAGCACCTGCGGCATTTGGAAATCCTGCAGCTCTCCAAGAACCACATCCGTCAAATTGAGGTGGGAGCTTTCAATGGCCTTCCGAACCTCAACACGCTGGAGCTTTTTGACAACCGTCTCACAGTGGTACCGTCACAAGCCTTTGAGTACCTCAGCAAGCTAAGGGAACTATGGCTACGAAACAACCCTATCGAAACGCTGCCGGCATTTGCCTTTCATCGAGTTCCCTCTTTACGACGTCTCGACCTGGGGGAGCTCAGGAAGCTTGATTTCATCTCAGAGGCTGCCTTTGAAGGTCTGGTAAACTTGCGCTTCTTGAATCTTGGCATGTGTGGCCTGAAGGACATCCCTAACCTCACCCCACTAGTAAGACTAGAGGAGTTAGAGCTGTCAGGGAACCAGCTGGGTATAGTCCGGCCAGGATCTTTCCAGGGTCTAGTCTCACTTCGCAAGCTGTGGCTAATGCACTCTAGGGTGTCAGTCATTGAACGCAATGCTTTTGATGATCTCAAAAACCTGGAGGAGCTCAACCTTTCCCACAATTCTCTGCATTCCTTACCCCATGACCTCTTCACCCCGTTGCACCAGTTGGAGAGGGTGCACCTCAACCACAACCCCTGGGTGTGCAACTGTGACGTTTTATGGCTCAGCTGGTGGCTGAAAGAAACAGTTCCCAGCAACACCACATGTTGCGCTCGCTGCCACGCGCCCCCAGGTCTAAAGGGCAAATACATCGGGGAACTAGACCAGAGCCACTTTACCTGCTTTGCTCCAGTGATTGTTGAGCCACCCACTGATCTCAATGTCACTGAGGGCATGGCTGCCGAGCTGAAATGTCGCACTGGGACCTCGATGACCTCTGTGAATTGGTTCACCCCGAACGGCACTCTGATGACCCATGGATCATACCGCGTTAGGATCTCAGTGCTTCATGACGGAACGCTAAACTTCACAAACGTGACCGTGCAGGACACCGGGCAGTACACTTGCATGGTAACCAACTCCGCCGGAAACACAACTGCAACGGCCGTGCTCAATGTGTCTGCATCAGACCCCAGCAACAGCTACAGTTATTTCACCACTGTCACTGTGGAAACAGTAGAGACAGTAAGAGGGGAGGATGAGGCAAGGCAGTTGATTAATGAGACATTCATAGATTTTCTTAATCCTACTGTTCAAAGAGGGGTGCTTGAGGGCAGGCCTGGCATCACCATAtcaccttctctctcctctctttcttcactGTCCCCAAGAGCCAACAGAGCCACCGACAACGCAGTGACTGTGTCCATAATGGATGTAACTAACATTCCAGGCCTGGACGATGTAATGAAAACAACTAAGATTATCATTGGTTGCTTTGTGGCCATTACTTTTATGGCAGCCGTAATGTTGGTGGTCTTCTATAAACTCCGGAAGCAGCACCAGCTGCACAAGCACCATGGGCCAGCCAGGGCCATTGAAATAGTCAATGTAGAAGATGAGATTGGAGCCGGGGCCGGAAGTGGCATCTCAGGTGGTTCAAAAATGAATTCTGGAGCGGGTGGAGAAGGAACCCTAAGGATACATCATCCAGAAATTGTCAATCTCCCCAACATTGGCCGTACAGATACTCTTAACCATTACTATAAGACCCATTTCAACAACAACGTGATGGGTCTGAGTATTGGCACGGAAGGCATGGGACCAGGAGGGATCCTCAACAGCAAGAACCAGCAAGGCCAGGATATCCCCATCTCCTGTACCTCTGTCCCAATCTCTACATCTAATTTGCTCACTACATCAGGCAATGGCACCAACACCAACCCAAATTCTATGTCTCCACCGCTGCCAATGTCTCTCCCCATGCCGACAATGGGCTTACATGGATCGATCAAGGGTTTCATGGGCCAAAACCAGAATCCCCAAATGGAGCCTCTTCTTTTCAAGGGAAGCTCGAAGGAAAACGTACAAGAGACtcaaatctaa
- the lrrc4bb gene encoding leucine-rich repeat-containing protein 4B isoform X2 — protein sequence MRVVMVTSPCTPSPLLWLVQLLLWFHNHGPQLTEAAPPCPTPCTCSNQASRVICTRRSLDQVPESISENTRYLNLQENSIQVIKSDTFKHLRHLEILQLSKNHIRQIEVGAFNGLPNLNTLELFDNRLTVVPSQAFEYLSKLRELWLRNNPIETLPAFAFHRVPSLRRLDLGELRKLDFISEAAFEGLVNLRFLNLGMCGLKDIPNLTPLVRLEELELSGNQLGIVRPGSFQGLVSLRKLWLMHSRVSVIERNAFDDLKNLEELNLSHNSLHSLPHDLFTPLHQLERVHLNHNPWVCNCDVLWLSWWLKETVPSNTTCCARCHAPPGLKGKYIGELDQSHFTCFAPVIVEPPTDLNVTEGMAAELKCRTGTSMTSVNWFTPNGTLMTHGSYRVRISVLHDGTLNFTNVTVQDTGQYTCMVTNSAGNTTATAVLNVSASDPSNSYSYFTTVTVETVETVRGEDEARQLINETFIDFLNPTVQRGVLEGRPGITISPSLSSLSSLSPRANRATDNAVTVSIMDVTNIPGLDDVMKTTKIIIGCFVAITFMAAVMLVVFYKLRKQHQLHKHHGPARAIEIVNVEDEIGAGAGSGISGGSKMNSGAGGEGTLRIHHPEIVNLPNIGRTDTLNHYYKTHFNNNVMGLSIGTEGMGPGGILNSKNQQGQDIPISCTSVPISTSNLLTTSGTLPMSLPMPTMGLHGSIKGFMGQNQNPQMEPLLFKGSSKENVQETQI from the exons ATGCGTGTTGTCATGGTGACCAGCCCCtgcaccccctcccccctcctctggtTGGTCCAgcttttgttgtggtttcacaACCATGGACCTCAGCTTACAGAGGCGGCACCCCCCTGCCCCACCCCCTGTACCTGCTCCAATCAGGCGAGCCGAGTCATCTGTACAAGGAGGAGTTTAGATCAAGTACCGGAGAGTATATCAGAAAACACAAGATACCTCAATCTACAAGAGAACTCAATTCAG GTGATCAAGTCTGACACATTTAAGCACCTGCGGCATTTGGAAATCCTGCAGCTCTCCAAGAACCACATCCGTCAAATTGAGGTGGGAGCTTTCAATGGCCTTCCGAACCTCAACACGCTGGAGCTTTTTGACAACCGTCTCACAGTGGTACCGTCACAAGCCTTTGAGTACCTCAGCAAGCTAAGGGAACTATGGCTACGAAACAACCCTATCGAAACGCTGCCGGCATTTGCCTTTCATCGAGTTCCCTCTTTACGACGTCTCGACCTGGGGGAGCTCAGGAAGCTTGATTTCATCTCAGAGGCTGCCTTTGAAGGTCTGGTAAACTTGCGCTTCTTGAATCTTGGCATGTGTGGCCTGAAGGACATCCCTAACCTCACCCCACTAGTAAGACTAGAGGAGTTAGAGCTGTCAGGGAACCAGCTGGGTATAGTCCGGCCAGGATCTTTCCAGGGTCTAGTCTCACTTCGCAAGCTGTGGCTAATGCACTCTAGGGTGTCAGTCATTGAACGCAATGCTTTTGATGATCTCAAAAACCTGGAGGAGCTCAACCTTTCCCACAATTCTCTGCATTCCTTACCCCATGACCTCTTCACCCCGTTGCACCAGTTGGAGAGGGTGCACCTCAACCACAACCCCTGGGTGTGCAACTGTGACGTTTTATGGCTCAGCTGGTGGCTGAAAGAAACAGTTCCCAGCAACACCACATGTTGCGCTCGCTGCCACGCGCCCCCAGGTCTAAAGGGCAAATACATCGGGGAACTAGACCAGAGCCACTTTACCTGCTTTGCTCCAGTGATTGTTGAGCCACCCACTGATCTCAATGTCACTGAGGGCATGGCTGCCGAGCTGAAATGTCGCACTGGGACCTCGATGACCTCTGTGAATTGGTTCACCCCGAACGGCACTCTGATGACCCATGGATCATACCGCGTTAGGATCTCAGTGCTTCATGACGGAACGCTAAACTTCACAAACGTGACCGTGCAGGACACCGGGCAGTACACTTGCATGGTAACCAACTCCGCCGGAAACACAACTGCAACGGCCGTGCTCAATGTGTCTGCATCAGACCCCAGCAACAGCTACAGTTATTTCACCACTGTCACTGTGGAAACAGTAGAGACAGTAAGAGGGGAGGATGAGGCAAGGCAGTTGATTAATGAGACATTCATAGATTTTCTTAATCCTACTGTTCAAAGAGGGGTGCTTGAGGGCAGGCCTGGCATCACCATAtcaccttctctctcctctctttcttcactGTCCCCAAGAGCCAACAGAGCCACCGACAACGCAGTGACTGTGTCCATAATGGATGTAACTAACATTCCAGGCCTGGACGATGTAATGAAAACAACTAAGATTATCATTGGTTGCTTTGTGGCCATTACTTTTATGGCAGCCGTAATGTTGGTGGTCTTCTATAAACTCCGGAAGCAGCACCAGCTGCACAAGCACCATGGGCCAGCCAGGGCCATTGAAATAGTCAATGTAGAAGATGAGATTGGAGCCGGGGCCGGAAGTGGCATCTCAGGTGGTTCAAAAATGAATTCTGGAGCGGGTGGAGAAGGAACCCTAAGGATACATCATCCAGAAATTGTCAATCTCCCCAACATTGGCCGTACAGATACTCTTAACCATTACTATAAGACCCATTTCAACAACAACGTGATGGGTCTGAGTATTGGCACGGAAGGCATGGGACCAGGAGGGATCCTCAACAGCAAGAACCAGCAAGGCCAGGATATCCCCATCTCCTGTACCTCTGTCCCAATCTCTACATCTAATTTGCTCACTACATCAGGCA CGCTGCCAATGTCTCTCCCCATGCCGACAATGGGCTTACATGGATCGATCAAGGGTTTCATGGGCCAAAACCAGAATCCCCAAATGGAGCCTCTTCTTTTCAAGGGAAGCTCGAAGGAAAACGTACAAGAGACtcaaatctaa